The Sulfurihydrogenibium sp. DNA window TGCTTTGGCTATTACTTTTGCATTTTCTGGGTCTAACCATACTGCCGGATGGATTTCATCATGGTCTTCTTCTTTTAAAAGAAATATTCCTTTAAGATTTGTTATCTGCATTAATTTTTCTTTTTTAAGATTTTTAGTAAGACTTGATATATTTGGCTCTCCATAACCTATAAATAGAAATAAATCGCTCTCATATACTTTTTTTATATCCATCGGCTTGTATTCGTAGGTATGAAAGTTTACGTTTGAAGGGATTATATAAGCCACATTTACTTTATCTTTCCCAACTTCTTTTGCTATATCTGCCAAAGGTTTTATAGTGGTTGTGATTTTAACTTCTGCAAATGAAAAACCAAAAAGCAATAAAACTGCTAAAATTATTTTTTTCAATGCTTTAACCTCAACTTTTCTTTTAGATCTTCTGCTGATTTTAATAGCCTATGTGATATTTCCGGTGTAAGGGTCATGTATTGATTTAAAGATTTAAAAGTATTTGGAAGTGTTTTGAAGTTAATCAATGCTTTTTCTCTGATTTCTTTTAAAGATGGAAGGTTTCTTACAAGCTCACCCTTCTCTATATAAAGTTTGAGCATTTTAACAGAGTCATCAAAATGTTCATCAAAATGACCTACGATATCTTTAGAGATAGTGCCATTTTTGTAGATTCTAAAAAGCTGTTTTTTGAAAGGTAATGTCATTTTCTTTCTGCTTAACTTGATTTTTGGCTTTCTTTCATACTCTACCAATTTATAAGCACAATCTAAATATGGTAAATCTGCACTTGTTACAAGCTCTGTTCCAACACCAAAACCATCAATTGGAGCTTTTTTATCCTGAATCAACTCTTTTATCTTATATTCGTTTATGCCACCGCTGACAAAAATAATTGCATCTCTAAAACCGTTTGCATCAAGAAGCTTTCTTGCTTCTCTTGATAAAGTTGCTACATCTCCGCTGTCTAACCTAATACCCTTTATTCTAATGCCAAGCTTTTTGGCTACTTTTATAGCGTTCTTTACACCTTCTAAGCTGTCGTATGTATCTACTAAAAAAATCGTGTTTTCTGGATAAACCGATGCAAAATTTTCAAATGCTTTTTCTTCTGTATCATGAGCCATTATGAAAGAGTGTGCCATTGTTCCATAGATTGGAATTCCGAAAGCTTTGCCTGCTAAAACGTTCGATGTTCCTACAAAACCGCCAATATAGCTACTTCTTGATGCTATCATTCCCGCATCTGTGCCATGAGCTCTTCTTAGTCCAAAATCTACAAGTATAGCTTTTTCAGCAACACTGTAGCATCTTAGGGCTTTTGTTGCTACAAGGATTGAGATTTGAAGCGTGTTTATTAAAAATGTCTCAATAATCTGGGCTTCTATTAATGGAGCTTCTACTTGGACTATGGGTTCATTGGCAAAAACTATCTCTCCTTCATCTATGGCGTATAAATTTCCTGTAAATTTAAAATTTCTAAGGTATTCTAAAAACTCTTCTGAAAACCTGCCTGTTTGTCTTAAAAAATTTATATCTTCTTCTGTAAATTTTAAATTTAATAGATAATCTATTAAAAGCTCAAGCCCTGCGTTTAAAAAATAGTTTCTTTTGTTTGTTGGTCTGATAAAAAAATTAAAAACGGCATTTCCATTCATTTTTTTATTAAAATAGACCTGTGCCATTGTAAGCTCATACAGGTCTGTCAAAAGAGACATATTGTCTTTATTTACAAATCTATCTACTATCATTTTTGCTCTTTTTGTGATAAATATTTGGCTAAAGTGTCGCTAAGCTGAGTAATGCTTCCCGCTCCAAGGGTTAGTATTACATCACCTTTTTGAATAGTATTTTTTAACAGATTTTCAGCCTCTTCTAAATTTGCTACATAATGGACATTCTTTCCATACTTTTTGATTTTCTCTGCCAATTTTTCCCCTGAAACATTTTCAATTGGATTTTCACCTGCTGAGTAAACTTCTGTTATGATAGTAATATCCGGAACATCAAAAGCTTTCGCAAATTCTTCAAATAAGGCATTTAATCTTGAATATCTATGAGGTTGAAATACTGCTATTATTCTTCTGTCTTTAAAATAATCTCTTGCTGCTGACAATGTTGCTTTTAGTTCTGTTGGATGGTGTGCGTAATCATCAATGACAACGATATCGTTAGAGTACTTTATTTCAAATCTTCTTTTTGCATTTTTAAAGTTTTCTAAGCTTTCTTTTATAACGCAAAAAGGAACGCTAAGCTCATTACATATTGCTATTGTAGCAAGAGCATTATAAACATTATGAATGCCTGGAACTGAAAGATATATCTCTCCAAAATCATTGACTTTAAATTTGTATCTACCGTTTTCTAATCTTAGGTCATAAGCTCTAATATCTGCATCTTCTGACAATCCAAACTTTATAACTTTTCTTTCTATGTAAGGCAAAATACTTTTTACGTTTTCGTCATCTACGTTAACAGCTGCTGCTCCATAGAACGGAACTTTATTTGCAAAGGCTACAAAAGCTTTTTTAATGTCTTCTAAATCTTTATAAAATCCTATATGCTCTAAATCTATATTGTTTATAGAAACAATGGTCGGAGTTAATTTTAAAAAAGAGCCATCGCTTTCATCTGATTCTGCAACTAAAAACTCTCCTCTTCCAAGCTTTGCATTACTGCCGTATGCTTCCAACTTACCACCAATCACAACCGTTGGGTCAAATCCGGTTTTTCCAAGAACGGTTCCTACCATGGATGTTGTTGTTGTTTTTCCATGACTTCCGGCAATGGCTATTCCATATTTGAACCTCATTAATTCAGCAAGCATCTCTCCTCTTGGTATTGTCGGAATTCCAAGCTGTTTTGCCTTTATCATTTCTGGATTATCCGGCTTTACAGCTGATGAGTATACTACAACATCCGCATCTTTAACATTTTCTTCACTATGTCCTATAAATATTTTTGCTCCAAGATTTCTCAATCTTTCAATCGTTGGAGACTCTTTTAAATCTGAACCTGTTATTGTGTATCCTTGGTTTAGCAATAATTCAGCTATGCCGTTCATTCCAGAACCGCCAATTCCGATAAAATGGATTTTTCTAACCTTACCTCTAAACACCTTTTCCTCCGTCTATAATTTCTTTTACTACTTCTGCATCATCAAAATGCAAAATTTTATCGCCTATTATCTGATAATTCTCATGTCCTTTCCCTGCTATTAAAATTATATCTTTTTCTTTTGCCAAACTGATAGCCTTTTCTATTGCTTGCTTTCTGTCTACAATAGTTATAACTTTATCTTTATCTTTAATTCCGGCTAAGATATCTTCTATTATACTTAATGGGTCTTCATTTCTTGGATTATCAGATGTAAGAATTACAATATCAGAAAGTCTTTCTGCCGTCTCTCCCATCAACGGTCTTTTTGTCTTGTCTCTGTTGCCACCTGCTCCAAATACTGTTATGATTCTATTTTCTTTGATTTCATTTAACGATTTTAGAATGTTTTCAAGTGCATCCGGTGTATGGGCATAATCTATGACCACAATAAAACCTTGTCCTTCTATTACTTCAAACCTTCCTTTAATCGGCTTTAGATGTAATGCTTTTTCTTCTAAGAATTTTAAATCAAAACCATCTTTTATAAGAAAAGAAACGGCAGCAGATAGATTATAAATATTAAAAACACCTCTTAATTTTGTTTTGATTTTGCTTAATGTATCTTTATATTTATAGCTAAATTCAGTCTCAAAAAGTGAAAGTCTATAATCAAGAATCTTAAAATCTTCAGATGTTTTTCCGTATGTAATGATTTTATTATCGTTGACTTTTAAATGGTTTTTTAGAAAATCTAAGATTTTTCCTCCATACTCATCATCTACATTTATGCTGTAAATTGCTTCTTTATTGAATTCATCAATCTGCTCAAAAACTCTTCTCTTTGCTAAAAAGTAGTTTTCCATTGTTTGGTGATAATCAAGATGGTCTTGTGTTAGATTTGTAAAGATTCCACCATGAAACTTTGTTGAATAAACTCTGTACTGGTCTGCCGCATGGGAAGAAACTTCTGCCACTACTACATTTGCACCTTTATCTTTCATAACTTTAAGTGTTTTAAACCATTCTACCGGGTCGGGCGTTGTATGTCCTGAAGATAATATCTCATCTCCAATTCTGTAATTTATTGTCCCGATTACACCAACTTTATATCCAGCCATTTCATAATACTGGGAAAGTAAATTTGATGTTGTAGTTTTTCCATTTGTTCCAGTAATTGCTATCACTTTCAACTTTTCAGATGGATTATCATAAAACTTGTTTGAAGCTAAAGCTAAAGACTTTCTGCCGTTATCTGTCAAAACAATTGTTATGTTTTTCTCTTTTAAACTTTCAATATACCTTTCATCTTCTATAAAAATTACAGATGCACCATTTTTTATAGCTTCGTCAATAAAGTTATGACCATCTACCGATGTGCCTTTAATGGCAAAAAATGCGTAATTATTCTCGACTTTTTTGCTGTTATTTGTAATTCCTTCTACAACTGTCTTTTGATTTCCATAAATTATTTTTTCATCTGTTAATATTTCTTTTAGTAATTTCATCAATGCTCCTTAAGGATAACAATTAAGGTTAGATATAAAGCATTTTTTCAATTGTTAATCTTACACTTTCACCTAAAGCGTTTAGATTATACCCACCTTCAAGCATAAAGACATAAGGAACATCTGCTGACTTTAAAATATTTTCTACTATCGTTCCAATTCCCTCTGTTGATACTTCTAAGTAAGCTAACGGGTCATCTTGATGTAAGTCATAGCCAGCAGAAACAAGAATTATGTCTGGATTAAAAGACTTTACAAGCTCTGGCAGGGTTTGACTGTAAATTTCTATATAGACTTCATCACCTGTGCC harbors:
- a CDS encoding nicotinate phosphoribosyltransferase, which translates into the protein MIVDRFVNKDNMSLLTDLYELTMAQVYFNKKMNGNAVFNFFIRPTNKRNYFLNAGLELLIDYLLNLKFTEEDINFLRQTGRFSEEFLEYLRNFKFTGNLYAIDEGEIVFANEPIVQVEAPLIEAQIIETFLINTLQISILVATKALRCYSVAEKAILVDFGLRRAHGTDAGMIASRSSYIGGFVGTSNVLAGKAFGIPIYGTMAHSFIMAHDTEEKAFENFASVYPENTIFLVDTYDSLEGVKNAIKVAKKLGIRIKGIRLDSGDVATLSREARKLLDANGFRDAIIFVSGGINEYKIKELIQDKKAPIDGFGVGTELVTSADLPYLDCAYKLVEYERKPKIKLSRKKMTLPFKKQLFRIYKNGTISKDIVGHFDEHFDDSVKMLKLYIEKGELVRNLPSLKEIREKALINFKTLPNTFKSLNQYMTLTPEISHRLLKSAEDLKEKLRLKH
- the murC gene encoding UDP-N-acetylmuramate--L-alanine ligase, whose product is MFRGKVRKIHFIGIGGSGMNGIAELLLNQGYTITGSDLKESPTIERLRNLGAKIFIGHSEENVKDADVVVYSSAVKPDNPEMIKAKQLGIPTIPRGEMLAELMRFKYGIAIAGSHGKTTTTSMVGTVLGKTGFDPTVVIGGKLEAYGSNAKLGRGEFLVAESDESDGSFLKLTPTIVSINNIDLEHIGFYKDLEDIKKAFVAFANKVPFYGAAAVNVDDENVKSILPYIERKVIKFGLSEDADIRAYDLRLENGRYKFKVNDFGEIYLSVPGIHNVYNALATIAICNELSVPFCVIKESLENFKNAKRRFEIKYSNDIVVIDDYAHHPTELKATLSAARDYFKDRRIIAVFQPHRYSRLNALFEEFAKAFDVPDITIITEVYSAGENPIENVSGEKLAEKIKKYGKNVHYVANLEEAENLLKNTIQKGDVILTLGAGSITQLSDTLAKYLSQKEQK
- a CDS encoding UDP-N-acetylmuramoyl-L-alanyl-D-glutamate--2,6-diaminopimelate ligase codes for the protein MKLLKEILTDEKIIYGNQKTVVEGITNNSKKVENNYAFFAIKGTSVDGHNFIDEAIKNGASVIFIEDERYIESLKEKNITIVLTDNGRKSLALASNKFYDNPSEKLKVIAITGTNGKTTTSNLLSQYYEMAGYKVGVIGTINYRIGDEILSSGHTTPDPVEWFKTLKVMKDKGANVVVAEVSSHAADQYRVYSTKFHGGIFTNLTQDHLDYHQTMENYFLAKRRVFEQIDEFNKEAIYSINVDDEYGGKILDFLKNHLKVNDNKIITYGKTSEDFKILDYRLSLFETEFSYKYKDTLSKIKTKLRGVFNIYNLSAAVSFLIKDGFDLKFLEEKALHLKPIKGRFEVIEGQGFIVVIDYAHTPDALENILKSLNEIKENRIITVFGAGGNRDKTKRPLMGETAERLSDIVILTSDNPRNEDPLSIIEDILAGIKDKDKVITIVDRKQAIEKAISLAKEKDIILIAGKGHENYQIIGDKILHFDDAEVVKEIIDGGKGV